The following are encoded in a window of Panicum virgatum strain AP13 chromosome 5N, P.virgatum_v5, whole genome shotgun sequence genomic DNA:
- the LOC120674005 gene encoding MADS-box transcription factor 21-like — protein MGRGKIEIKRIENTTSRQVTFCKRRNGLLKKAYELSILCDAEIALVIFSSRGRLYEYSSNSVRSTIERYKKASASTSGTAPVIDVNSHLYFQQEAAKLHQQIQTLQNSNKHLMGESIGNMTAKELKSIESRLERGIGRIRSKKHEMLLAEIEYMQKREAELQSENMFLRAKVAEAERAQQEAAEDQMAVAPPPDGAEVTTELQALPPSLDPRGYYLQAQASMLAAASTASSSSSQHQQEHHLQTALHLGYHIKVDTAAASKGFL, from the exons ATGGGGAGGGGAAAGATTGAGATCAAGAGAATTGAGAACACCACGAGCCGCCAAGTGACTTTCTGCAAGCGCAGGAACGGCTTGCTGAAGAAGGCGTACGAACTCTCCATCCTATGCGACGCTGAGATCGCTTTGGTCATCTTCTCTAGCCGAGGCCGCCTTTATGAATATTCCAGTAACAG CGTAAGGTCGACAATTGAGAGGTACAAGAAAGCCTCTGCCAGCACTTCGGGGACAGCTCCGGTGATAGATGTCAACTCTCAT CTATACTTTCAGCAAGAAGCGGCAAAACTGCATCAGCAGATACAAACCTTGCAGAATTCAAACAA GCACCTGATGGGTGAATCAATTGGCAATATGACTGCAAAGGAGCTCAAGAGCATTGAAAGCAGGCTCGAAAGAGGCATTGGTCGAATCCGGTCCAAGAAG CATGAGATGCTGCTGGCAGAAATCGAATATATGCAGAAAAGG GAAGCAGAGCTGCAGAGTGAGAACATGTTCCTGAGGGCCAAG GTTGCAGAGGCCGAGCGAGCCCAGCAGGAGGCGGCAGAAGACCAgatggcggtggcgccgccgccggatggaGCGGAGGTGACGACGGAGCTGCAAGCGCTGCCGCCGTCGTTGGACCCGCGCGGCTACTACCTGCAGGCGCAGGCGAGCATGCTGGCCGCCGCGTCTactgcgtcgtcgtcgtcgtcgcagcATCAGCAGGAGCACCACCTGCAGACTGCCCTGCACCTCGGGTACCACATCAAGgtcgacaccgccgccgccagcaaagGCTTCCTCTAG